The Blastocatellia bacterium genome contains a region encoding:
- a CDS encoding ABC transporter ATP-binding protein, translated as MNKLGKAAKAISSITLWSLLRSRVHLLLFAVLLIGINRAAGLAWPYLSKYLVDDVIVRRSRSMLLTLVVAGVLATLVQGLTAYVITRTISMSALHLLADLRKRIQQHVSRLPLAYYDANKAGALVSRVMSDVEGVRNVLGGGLVAFLGAVATACIAFTILIRIDVLLTLVIFLVLLPFGLVARNRLRKYRPLFREANAIRAEVTGRLTESFNGIRVVKAYRAEPHEQEIFASGVDQLLNKVLVSTRAAAFLDLTVVVLTGAIGAAVMYFGGVAIMTGKMTVGDFLRYVMFLSVLVAPVIQAVSIGTQFNEAFAGLERVQELLAQPREGDDPRRSIRLAQLRGEVCFQSVSFAYKENAPVLRDVSFRAEPGTTTALVGPSGAGKSTITALIAGFYEASGGVILIDGVDLAMTNLDAYRAHLGIVPQDPFLFSGTIRDNVAFSRPEASEEDILRACHLAHVDEFARRFADGYQTWVGERGIKLSMGQRQRVALARAILANPRILILDEATSSLDSISEAAIQDALTYLLQDRTTFVIAHRLSTIRRADQILVIDNSRVAERGTHESLFRQQGKYWQLYTTQHELRSNLFLAPEVGKGVPEGCPELGLAGADAAANNA; from the coding sequence ATGAACAAATTAGGCAAGGCCGCCAAGGCGATCTCTAGCATTACCCTGTGGTCCCTGCTGCGGAGCCGCGTGCACCTGTTGCTCTTTGCGGTTCTGCTGATCGGCATCAACCGGGCGGCTGGCCTGGCCTGGCCTTACCTGTCGAAGTACCTGGTTGATGACGTCATCGTGCGGCGCTCCCGCTCAATGCTGCTGACGCTGGTTGTCGCAGGGGTGCTCGCGACGCTCGTCCAGGGCCTAACCGCTTACGTGATCACCCGCACCATCAGCATGTCCGCCCTGCACCTGCTGGCTGACCTCCGCAAGCGCATCCAGCAGCACGTCTCCAGGTTGCCGCTCGCTTACTACGACGCCAACAAAGCCGGGGCGCTGGTGAGCCGCGTCATGAGCGACGTCGAGGGAGTACGCAACGTCCTCGGCGGCGGCTTGGTGGCCTTTCTGGGGGCGGTCGCGACCGCCTGCATCGCCTTCACCATTCTGATCCGCATCGATGTGCTCTTGACGCTGGTCATCTTCCTGGTGCTGCTGCCGTTCGGGCTGGTCGCGCGCAACCGCCTTCGCAAATACCGGCCGCTGTTTCGAGAGGCGAACGCCATCCGCGCAGAAGTGACCGGGCGGCTGACCGAATCGTTCAACGGCATCCGCGTCGTTAAAGCGTACCGCGCCGAGCCGCATGAGCAGGAAATTTTCGCTAGCGGTGTCGATCAGCTTCTCAACAAAGTCTTGGTGAGCACCAGGGCCGCGGCCTTCCTCGATCTCACCGTCGTGGTGCTGACCGGGGCCATCGGCGCGGCGGTCATGTACTTTGGCGGCGTCGCTATCATGACGGGGAAGATGACGGTGGGCGATTTTCTGCGCTACGTCATGTTCTTGAGCGTGCTCGTCGCGCCCGTCATTCAGGCCGTCTCAATCGGCACGCAATTCAACGAGGCGTTCGCGGGGCTGGAGAGAGTTCAGGAGCTGCTGGCGCAGCCGCGCGAGGGCGACGACCCGCGCCGCTCGATCCGCCTGGCTCAGTTGCGAGGCGAAGTCTGCTTCCAATCCGTAAGCTTCGCCTACAAAGAGAACGCACCGGTCCTACGGGACGTGAGCTTCCGGGCAGAGCCAGGCACGACCACCGCTCTAGTCGGGCCATCAGGCGCTGGCAAGTCGACGATCACGGCACTGATTGCCGGATTCTATGAGGCGTCTGGCGGGGTGATCCTGATAGACGGCGTCGATCTGGCGATGACGAACCTGGATGCCTACCGAGCGCATCTGGGAATCGTGCCACAAGACCCCTTCCTGTTCAGCGGCACCATCCGCGACAACGTCGCCTTCAGCCGTCCCGAGGCGAGCGAAGAGGATATCCTTCGGGCGTGCCACCTGGCGCATGTCGATGAGTTCGCGAGGCGGTTTGCGGACGGCTACCAGACATGGGTGGGCGAGCGCGGCATCAAGCTCTCCATGGGGCAGAGACAAAGGGTGGCGCTCGCCCGCGCCATCCTGGCCAACCCCCGCATCCTCATCCTCGACGAAGCCACGTCAAGCCTGGACTCGATCTCGGAAGCCGCCATCCAGGATGCGCTCACCTACTTACTGCAAGACCGCACCACCTTCGTCATCGCCCACCGCCTCTCGACCATCCGCCGGGCCGACCAGATCCTGGTCATCGACAACAGCAGGGTCGCAGAGCGCGGCACACACGAGTCGCTCTTCAGACAGCAGGGCAAGTACTGGCAGCTCTACACGACGCAGCATGAGCTGCGCTCGAATCTCTTTCTTGCCCCGGAAGTGGGCAAAGGGGTGCCCGAGGGCTGCCCCGAGCTAGGCCTCGCCGGCGCCGACGCCGCAGCCAACAACGCCTAG